A region of the Candidatus Zixiibacteriota bacterium genome:
CGGATTCCTTCGCGGCCTGTGCCGGAATCTTTCATCCCCCCGTACGGCATCTGGTCGGCGCGGTAAGTGGGGATGTCATTTACTATAACACCGCCGCAATCGATATATTTGAAAGAATACATAATATCATTCATGCGGTTTGTGAAAACGCCCGCCTGTAAACCAAACGGAGAATCATTTATTGCCGCGACGGCATCAGTAAACTTTTCATACTTTTCGACAATTACAATTGGCGCGAAGGCTTCTGTGCGGTTTACATCAAGCTTACGATCCACGTCGGTCAAAATTGTCGGTTCAATCATCTGTCCTGTTACAGTTCCACCAGTAAGAACTTTTGCTCCCTTTGAGACGGCATTAGAAATAAACATTGAGGCCTTCTCCACAGCATCGGGCGTTATCATACAGCCAAGATCTGTCATAGAATCAATGGGATTTCCAATTTTGAGCGCTTTGGTTTTTTTGGTAAACAGCGCGATAGTCTGTTCATAGACGTTGGCATGAATGAAGATTCGTTGGACGGAAATACATGACTGCCCGGCGACACCAAATGCTCCGGTGACCAGCCGAGTTGTCGCCCACTCAAGATCGGCATCATCGGCGACAATCACACCGGCGTTCCCCCCGAGTTCCAATACTACTTTCTTACGCGGCGCTTGTTCTTTGATCCACCAGCCGACTTGGCCCGAGCCGGTGAAACTAATAAGTTTCACCCGTTCGTCTTTGATAAGCGGGCTCGTCTCGGATGGCTGTCCCGGCAGAATGGAAATCGCGCCTTTCGGATAATCCGTTTTGTCTATCGCTTCGGCCAACAGCATCGCCGAGAGCGGAGTTGCTGAGGCCGGTTTGAGGACTATCGTATTACCCGATGCCATAGCCGGGCCGATTTTATGCGCCACCAGATTCAGTGGAAAATTGAAGGGTGTGATTCCGGCAATGACGCCGAGTGGAAACCGCCTGACCAAGCCAATGCGATTTTCACTTCCCGGATTCCAATCAAGGTTGATTATTTCGCCGCCGATTCGTTTCGATTCTTCAGCAGAGATTCTAAAAACGCCGATAGCTCGGTTTACTTCAAGTTTCGCTTCTTTGAGAGATTTGCCTGATTCAAGCGACAAGACTTTTGCAAACTCTTCATGACTATTTTTAATCTGCTCCGCAATCGAGAGACAGCACTTTTCGCGCACGTAGGACGGCAGTTCGCGGGTTTGGGCAAACGCGGTATGGGCGGCTTCAATTGCAAGAGTATAATCGTCAGACGATGCCGATGAAACAACCCCGACCACTGACTTATCGTAGGGGGATTTTACTGTTATCTGTAGGGCTTTCTCAGCCCATTTCCCTGCGAGGTACAAAGCGAATTTTAGACTCATTGAACAAGTTTTGCATTCAACAGTGGTAAAGTCAAGCTGGCAGTTTGTAGGCTTTTCAGATATGGGGGAAAACCAATAGATTGTGGCACTTCGGAGCGAAAAAATATGGGATTTTACCTATTGATTCGCTGCTGGACACACCAGATTCGTATTTTTCTATCCCATTGATGCATTAGTTCTTATGTCAGTTAAAGAGCAGTTTTCGTGTGCGCGTTATGTCTACGGCACACTTGTTACATACTACAAGCTGAAATATAAGGAACAATACCATGAAAATAGGCAGAATTATGAAGAAATTAAGAAACACAAGGATCAATCAAAGAGGCCAGCGCGGTATTTCGATTCTTGAGGTTATGATCGCCATGGTCATTCTGGGCGTGTCCCTTCTTCTCCTTTTAAATATGGCGATGGTCGCCCTCGATGGCAACGATTGGTCAAATCGAACTACTATTGCCACGCAACTTATGCAGGAGAAGCTCGAAGAACTCCGGGCTACAGGCGAAACTTTGAATAGCTCGGACACCGCTCAAGGTATCTCGCGAAGCTGGACAGTCACTGATATGGGAAGCCATTTGATTAAAATCGATGTCGCTGTCACATGGGAGGACGTGCGCTCAAAGACCAAAACGAGCAGTATGAGCGCATTTGTCCGAACTGAATAAATAATGAAAGACTCTAACAGAGATAGAAAGCAAAGGACTCAAAAGGCTATGAGAACTCTACTACGAAAGCAAACGGGAGCGAGGGGATTCTCCATCATGGAGGTTCTCATCTCGCTCGTCTTGATGGGTATGGTGACAACGGCTGTGCTGAAGACCTATTTGACTCAGCATGAGCACTATTTAATCCAGGATGACATCTCACAAATTCAGCAGTCCGCCCGGGCTTCGATTGATGAACTGACGCGACAGATCCGCATGGCCGGCTACGGTCTCCCCGACGGTTTGGAAGCTATAGACGCATACAATACAAATCCTGATACGATAACTGTAAACTACCAGACTTCGGACTGCGATACCTATCTGGCGGCAGCCATGCCTATGCCATCGGCGGAGTTGAAGTGCGCGACAGACATATCCTGCTTTAGTGATAATCAGTGGGTATATATTTTTGAACCCGATTCGGGAGGCGGCGAATGGTTTGTCATTACTCACGTTCAGACTGCATCTAGAATGTTGCAGCATAATACAATGAGGCTGTCAAGGTCATATGGCAAAGACGCCGTCATTCTCTTAATGTATCAGGTCAAGTTCTATATAGACAACACGACTGACCCGAACAAACCCTGTATGATGATAAAGCTTTTCGGGCAGAACCCTCAGGTATACGCCGAGAACATTTCTGATCTGCAGTTGACGTATCGTCTTGAAGACGGGACAATTGTCGATGTGCCGACGGTCTCAGAAGACATTCGCGAGGTGAAAATTTCTCTGACTGGTCGTTCGGCCAATCCTGATCCCGACAAGACAAGCGATCCCTATCGCTTGAGAACGTACACGTCATCAGTTAATGTGAGAAATATATCTTAGTAAAGGAGATAGAATATTATGTTGTGTAAGCCGCTGAAAAATGAGACGGGCGTTGCGACGCTCATTGCGTTGATAATGATCGGTATGCTGACCCTTATTGGACTGGCCGCCATGTCGACATCTGACAACGATGTTACCATTGCTGGTAACCAGCTCAAGGAGATGCGTGCCTTTTACGCCGCTGAAGCAGGACTTGAGTACGCTTCGGCGCAAATACAGAATGTTTATGACAGCACCGGCAAAGCGCCTACGCTTATGCCGTCGGGAAGCGAAACCATAAATGGCTGCTCCATCGTGTATGAGACCAAGGATAACGGCCCGGCAGTAACTAAAGCTCTGTCCATAG
Encoded here:
- a CDS encoding aldehyde dehydrogenase family protein, which produces MSLKFALYLAGKWAEKALQITVKSPYDKSVVGVVSSASSDDYTLAIEAAHTAFAQTRELPSYVREKCCLSIAEQIKNSHEEFAKVLSLESGKSLKEAKLEVNRAIGVFRISAEESKRIGGEIINLDWNPGSENRIGLVRRFPLGVIAGITPFNFPLNLVAHKIGPAMASGNTIVLKPASATPLSAMLLAEAIDKTDYPKGAISILPGQPSETSPLIKDERVKLISFTGSGQVGWWIKEQAPRKKVVLELGGNAGVIVADDADLEWATTRLVTGAFGVAGQSCISVQRIFIHANVYEQTIALFTKKTKALKIGNPIDSMTDLGCMITPDAVEKASMFISNAVSKGAKVLTGGTVTGQMIEPTILTDVDRKLDVNRTEAFAPIVIVEKYEKFTDAVAAINDSPFGLQAGVFTNRMNDIMYSFKYIDCGGVIVNDIPTYRADQMPYGGMKDSGTGREGIRYAIESMTEIKLLALKMDVK
- a CDS encoding prepilin-type N-terminal cleavage/methylation domain-containing protein codes for the protein MKKLRNTRINQRGQRGISILEVMIAMVILGVSLLLLLNMAMVALDGNDWSNRTTIATQLMQEKLEELRATGETLNSSDTAQGISRSWTVTDMGSHLIKIDVAVTWEDVRSKTKTSSMSAFVRTE